Proteins from a genomic interval of Chroococcidiopsis thermalis PCC 7203:
- a CDS encoding ABC transporter permease has protein sequence MDTLIRLDLVDFVLAVALMAIAIGLSAGQRLGLEWSLAIATVRTILQLFVVGAILDIIFRLDNPWAVLAVVLVMLTIAAVVSRNRIGKKIPQLLPLVWVSIFVSTAFTLSYVNLLIVQPQKWYEPQYIIPLAGIILGNAINGAAIAGERLVSTINASQLEIETHLSLGATPQQAVAQYRKDAIRAGLIPILNQMMVIGIVTLPGIITGQILSGVSPLDAASYQILVMFMLAFTNLATAILVTQGLCRQFFNSAAQLVR, from the coding sequence ATGGACACTCTAATTAGACTCGATTTAGTAGATTTTGTTCTGGCTGTAGCGCTGATGGCGATCGCAATAGGGCTATCGGCTGGGCAGCGTTTGGGCTTAGAGTGGAGTTTGGCGATCGCGACGGTAAGAACGATCTTGCAACTGTTCGTTGTAGGAGCGATTTTAGATATTATTTTTCGGCTAGATAACCCTTGGGCAGTGCTAGCGGTAGTGCTGGTGATGCTGACAATTGCGGCTGTGGTGTCTCGCAACCGGATTGGCAAAAAGATTCCCCAATTGCTACCGCTAGTTTGGGTTTCAATATTTGTCAGCACGGCTTTTACTTTAAGCTATGTCAACCTGCTGATCGTTCAACCGCAGAAGTGGTACGAACCGCAATATATCATTCCTTTGGCGGGAATTATTCTAGGAAATGCGATTAATGGGGCGGCGATCGCGGGGGAGCGTCTTGTCAGTACAATTAATGCCAGCCAGCTAGAGATTGAGACTCATTTAAGTTTAGGTGCGACACCCCAACAAGCTGTAGCTCAGTACCGTAAAGATGCTATCCGCGCTGGGTTAATTCCAATCCTGAATCAAATGATGGTCATCGGTATCGTTACCCTTCCAGGCATCATTACAGGACAAATTCTCAGCGGCGTGAGTCCCCTCGATGCTGCATCCTACCAAATTTTAGTCATGTTCATGCTTGCCTTCACTAACTTAGCCACAGCAATTCTCGTTACCCAAGGGCTTTGTCGCCAATTTTTCAATTCCGCCGCGCAGTTGGTTCGGTGA
- a CDS encoding DUF3598 family protein — MRSQWQYLLQNLGEWQGSFTRFSPQAEFIEDTPTVVSLAGLNDNKTIRQIVRFLPSNRPAEEKVFEYSSLGKGVLFFENGAFSQGSIQLSPFAEFGAELGLIHGDRRLRLVQLFTPNGKLDKITLIREYLAGTTTPERPPLQVDDLVGKWQGEAVTIYPDWRSPDTYSTQLQIERLGSDRLAQQLTIYSTPENPYQISSTGKITGSLLYFEGSQPDRQMTQVMLLPDGASATCPQQVQLRQAFFLEVGWLVQPNLRQRLIRRYNDKGEWTSLTLVTERK, encoded by the coding sequence ATGCGATCGCAATGGCAATATTTGCTACAAAATTTGGGTGAATGGCAGGGTTCGTTTACACGATTCTCACCCCAAGCAGAGTTTATAGAAGATACTCCTACAGTCGTATCTCTAGCTGGATTAAACGACAATAAAACTATCCGTCAAATTGTCCGTTTCCTACCATCCAATCGTCCCGCCGAGGAAAAAGTATTTGAATACAGTTCTCTGGGTAAGGGGGTACTGTTTTTTGAAAATGGTGCGTTTTCTCAAGGTTCGATTCAACTCAGTCCGTTTGCAGAATTTGGCGCAGAACTTGGTTTAATTCATGGCGATCGCCGCTTGCGCTTAGTGCAACTTTTTACACCGAATGGAAAGTTGGATAAAATTACGCTGATTCGCGAATATCTTGCTGGTACGACAACTCCAGAACGTCCCCCTCTACAGGTTGATGACTTGGTAGGTAAGTGGCAAGGGGAAGCGGTCACAATTTATCCCGACTGGCGATCGCCCGATACTTATTCTACACAACTGCAAATCGAGCGCCTTGGTAGCGATCGCCTCGCACAACAATTGACTATCTACTCTACGCCAGAAAACCCTTACCAAATCAGTTCCACAGGCAAAATTACCGGATCGTTACTCTACTTTGAGGGTTCTCAGCCCGATCGCCAAATGACTCAAGTTATGCTACTACCAGATGGCGCTTCTGCCACTTGCCCTCAGCAAGTGCAGTTAAGACAAGCCTTTTTTCTCGAAGTTGGTTGGCTAGTACAGCCAAATCTACGACAAAGACTGATAAGACGTTACAACGATAAAGGTGAATGGACTAGCCTTACTTTGGTTACTGAAAGGAAGTGA
- a CDS encoding pilus assembly FimT family protein, with translation MRRLNVRKNNQNKGFSLIEISIIVVIIGILAAIAVPSFAGSLDRVKLNQAVVEVRGILQEAQRQAIRKSQPCDVMLMLSTTPVQITANCGVTGDRNLSERVQLITNISQVTGNPIKITFGILGTAEFTVLSSRNPPPPVDPSGKLIFSVARSSIQDQKCLAISNTLGLTRAGNYTGDSTAANHITDDGICTAS, from the coding sequence ATGCGTCGCTTAAATGTCCGTAAAAATAATCAAAACAAAGGTTTTTCTTTAATAGAGATATCAATAATAGTTGTCATTATTGGTATTCTAGCCGCGATCGCAGTTCCTAGCTTTGCTGGTTCTTTAGATCGCGTCAAATTGAATCAAGCAGTAGTTGAAGTCAGAGGGATTTTGCAAGAAGCGCAAAGACAAGCTATCCGTAAAAGTCAGCCTTGCGATGTTATGTTGATGTTATCGACTACACCAGTACAAATTACCGCAAATTGTGGTGTTACGGGCGATCGCAATTTATCAGAGCGAGTTCAACTAATAACAAATATTAGTCAAGTAACAGGAAATCCCATCAAAATTACTTTTGGTATTTTAGGCACAGCAGAATTTACAGTTCTCAGTTCTAGAAACCCTCCTCCTCCAGTCGATCCGAGTGGAAAATTGATCTTTTCTGTTGCTCGCAGCTCTATTCAAGATCAAAAATGTCTGGCTATATCTAATACTTTAGGATTGACAAGAGCTGGTAACTACACTGGTGATTCTACTGCGGCAAATCACATTACTGACGATGGGATTTGTACTGCATCCTAA
- a CDS encoding tetratricopeptide repeat protein, whose translation MKWNLSLEAEFFYQQGLRRNKAEQYAEALLSLDVAVEYKPDYADAWSQRGIALGSLNRHEEAIASFDRAITLRPDASWVWHNRGIALGKLGRYIEALNSFDRALEFNPDAATIWHNRGITLIDLGCYEKAVINFEKTIQLRPDAYWAWYNRGTALGHLKQYAAAVDSFDRALEFQPDDLLTWNNRGITLSDWGEYTKAVASFDRALAIDPEYSKAWYNKGVALRKLGDFTAAVVCFDRTVELEPNDFWAWYNRGLSLAQVGEKEAAIASYKHALSIQPQDMAVWYDCGLALYELCRYQEAIAIYTKALEVQPHTPIFWYNIACCYALQSQAEQAVISLQQAIQISPDKYRTLAKNSSVFHTISQDERFQNLISESRVDV comes from the coding sequence ATGAAGTGGAATCTCAGTCTGGAGGCAGAATTTTTTTATCAACAGGGATTGCGTCGCAATAAAGCCGAACAATACGCAGAAGCTCTACTAAGCTTAGATGTAGCTGTGGAATACAAGCCAGATTACGCTGATGCTTGGTCGCAGCGAGGTATAGCCTTGGGTAGTTTAAACCGCCATGAAGAGGCGATCGCCAGTTTCGATCGCGCTATTACCCTGCGTCCAGATGCTAGCTGGGTTTGGCACAATCGCGGAATTGCCCTGGGTAAGCTGGGTCGTTATATTGAAGCTCTCAATAGCTTCGATCGCGCTTTAGAATTTAACCCTGATGCGGCGACAATTTGGCACAACCGAGGGATTACTCTGATCGATCTTGGTTGCTACGAAAAAGCTGTTATCAACTTTGAAAAAACAATCCAGCTACGACCAGATGCTTACTGGGCATGGTACAACCGAGGTACGGCACTGGGACATCTCAAGCAATATGCAGCAGCAGTTGATAGCTTCGATCGCGCTCTAGAGTTCCAACCTGACGATCTCTTGACTTGGAATAATCGCGGCATCACTCTAAGCGACTGGGGTGAATATACCAAAGCAGTAGCTAGCTTCGATCGCGCTTTGGCAATCGATCCAGAATATAGCAAGGCTTGGTACAACAAGGGGGTAGCGCTGCGAAAATTAGGAGATTTCACAGCAGCAGTCGTCTGTTTCGATCGCACTGTTGAGTTGGAGCCTAATGATTTTTGGGCGTGGTATAACAGGGGACTATCTCTAGCACAAGTTGGTGAAAAAGAAGCAGCGATCGCTAGCTACAAACATGCTCTTAGCATTCAACCCCAAGATATGGCAGTTTGGTACGATTGTGGTTTGGCTTTGTATGAATTGTGCCGTTACCAAGAAGCGATCGCCATTTACACCAAAGCTTTAGAAGTCCAGCCTCATACACCTATATTTTGGTACAATATTGCCTGCTGTTATGCTTTGCAATCGCAAGCCGAACAAGCAGTTATTAGCTTACAACAGGCAATTCAAATCAGTCCAGATAAGTATCGTACTCTTGCCAAGAATAGCTCGGTCTTTCATACCATTTCTCAAGACGAAAGATTTCAAAATTTGATCTCTGAGTCGCGTGTAGATGTATAG
- a CDS encoding iron uptake porin, with product MKRLFRDSFFVSLAVIAANSLYLNSAIAGDISSVTPMTATTSVETLTTKERSPQLAQVTSVSQLSDVQPTDWAFQALQSLVERYGCIAGYPDGTYRGNRALTRYEFAAGLNACLDRVNELIATASADMVNKEDLATLQRLQEEFGTELATLRGRVDALEATTAELEANQFSTTTKLSAQVIMAASDTFGDDVEDNTVLQTRMRFNFLSSFTGTDQLQVRLQAGNFSAFDYVGNITNEGQIAYATGTDNDVVVDNLNYSFQVGDNLRVWLLANSGEYDDVFDIVDNLITDTNVGAIGNLSFNPIYNAGGQNAGIITEFSITEALKLGLGYQAGNAEDPAPGNGLFNGSNSFLGRLEYGTDRFKVAFAYLHTYDEALNTTEQGSIRSLVEVTDADGSTRSVVGNHYGVEAQFDITPGIRIGGWAGLSKAIVLGLGDADVWNYALSLSFPDLGKEGNLLNIIVAVEPKLTGTSGFTVADGDGVERRRDPDTGLHVEASYRYQLTDNISVAPGVIWLTAPGHDSDNSDIVVGTLRTTFEF from the coding sequence ATGACTGCAACAACCAGCGTTGAGACATTAACGACAAAAGAGCGATCGCCACAGCTAGCTCAAGTGACTTCAGTTTCCCAATTATCAGACGTGCAGCCTACAGATTGGGCATTTCAGGCATTGCAATCTTTGGTAGAACGATATGGTTGCATTGCGGGATACCCCGATGGAACTTATCGCGGTAATCGCGCTTTAACTCGTTATGAATTTGCCGCAGGGTTAAACGCTTGTTTAGATCGAGTCAACGAACTGATTGCCACCGCTTCTGCTGATATGGTCAACAAAGAAGACTTGGCAACTTTACAACGGTTGCAAGAGGAGTTCGGTACGGAACTTGCAACTTTGCGCGGTCGAGTCGATGCTTTAGAAGCAACCACCGCCGAACTAGAAGCAAATCAATTTTCCACCACAACCAAATTGAGCGCTCAAGTCATTATGGCGGCTAGCGATACTTTTGGCGATGACGTGGAGGACAACACAGTCCTACAAACGAGAATGCGGTTCAATTTCCTGTCTAGTTTTACTGGTACAGATCAACTGCAAGTTCGCTTGCAAGCAGGTAATTTTAGTGCCTTTGACTATGTAGGCAACATTACAAATGAAGGACAGATAGCATATGCTACGGGTACTGATAACGATGTTGTCGTAGATAACCTCAACTACAGTTTTCAAGTTGGCGATAATCTAAGAGTTTGGCTGCTAGCTAACTCTGGAGAATACGACGACGTTTTTGATATTGTCGATAACCTGATTACCGACACGAATGTAGGTGCAATTGGTAATCTCAGCTTCAACCCCATCTATAATGCAGGGGGACAGAATGCAGGGATAATTACAGAATTCTCGATAACTGAAGCTTTGAAACTGGGGCTTGGCTATCAAGCTGGTAATGCTGAAGATCCTGCCCCTGGTAACGGTTTATTTAACGGTAGCAATAGCTTTCTCGGACGATTAGAGTACGGGACTGACAGATTTAAGGTTGCCTTTGCCTATCTCCATACGTATGACGAAGCCTTAAACACGACAGAGCAAGGTAGTATCAGATCGCTGGTAGAAGTCACAGATGCTGATGGCAGCACGCGATCGGTAGTGGGCAATCACTACGGTGTAGAAGCACAGTTTGACATCACCCCTGGAATTAGAATTGGTGGATGGGCAGGATTGAGTAAGGCGATCGTGCTTGGATTGGGTGATGCTGATGTGTGGAACTATGCTCTGTCTCTCAGTTTTCCCGATTTGGGCAAGGAAGGAAACCTACTCAATATTATTGTGGCGGTGGAACCTAAACTAACGGGTACGAGTGGTTTTACTGTTGCTGATGGCGACGGTGTAGAAAGAAGAAGAGATCCCGATACTGGGTTGCACGTTGAAGCGTCGTATCGATATCAACTGACTGATAATATCTCGGTTGCACCGGGCGTAATTTGGCTGACTGCTCCTGGTCACGATAGCGACAATAGCGATATTGTTGTCGGTACGTTGAGGACAACGTTTGAGTTTTAG
- the lepB gene encoding signal peptidase I, producing MPVHSFRVSKSQNPWAEGSKLLGITLLIGFGIRITAEQCYLIPSTSMKPTLQIDDRLFVDKISYHIGNPQRGDIIVFTPPEAVIQEEHSRDAYVKRVIGLPGEKVEVKNGIVYINDRPLTEHYIAEPPEYILAAAIVPPKSYLVLGDNRNRSYDSHAWGFISRDRIIGKAAVRFWPPYRVGSLYAETASSN from the coding sequence ATGCCCGTACACAGCTTTCGAGTCAGTAAATCGCAAAATCCTTGGGCTGAGGGTTCTAAGTTACTGGGAATAACATTGCTAATTGGATTTGGCATTCGGATAACTGCGGAGCAGTGTTACTTAATCCCTTCTACTTCCATGAAGCCCACTTTACAGATTGACGATCGCCTCTTCGTAGACAAAATTAGCTACCACATCGGCAATCCTCAGCGAGGAGATATCATCGTGTTTACTCCTCCAGAAGCAGTGATTCAGGAAGAGCATTCTCGCGATGCATATGTGAAGCGAGTTATTGGACTGCCAGGAGAGAAAGTAGAAGTGAAAAATGGGATCGTATATATCAACGATCGCCCTTTAACAGAACATTACATTGCCGAGCCACCGGAATACATTTTAGCAGCAGCGATCGTGCCACCCAAGTCTTACCTTGTGTTGGGAGATAATCGCAATCGCAGCTATGACAGCCATGCTTGGGGTTTTATTAGTCGCGATCGCATTATTGGTAAGGCAGCAGTGCGTTTTTGGCCTCCCTACCGTGTAGGTAGTTTGTACGCTGAAACCGCCAGCAGTAACTAG
- a CDS encoding PulJ/GspJ family protein: MKKYFAQIYRRFHTSKPSRGFTLVELLITVLISTMVIVIAGFALVTITSFDNKAEARTERQIDLNRAFDFMTHEIRMASRINRLETEVADGSTTTLEKIVEDAGIKAKLGSYGTIALYLEIPIDTIPTSCPPPTPPAIIPSDYQAGFDRVVYDIRPTTGSWLSPRVIARYGRIPSADGSIDACKPPIPNDILVDSISDTDINPTCTVKFGAGGFYACLDGSLVELFLRGAVSARENQDVTGRAFSRLSSYSTELAPVLFGSKSGTTEMNLTWTWSGTGNPTYKVYRTVDGVATEVYSGSVSSLDSSTTPSLHPTSGKQNCYTVRATIGSYTSAPSNARCEDF, encoded by the coding sequence ATGAAAAAGTATTTTGCTCAAATTTATCGTCGATTTCATACTTCTAAGCCTTCCAGAGGATTTACACTTGTAGAGTTACTAATTACAGTCCTAATTAGTACAATGGTAATTGTCATTGCAGGATTTGCCCTGGTCACAATTACATCTTTTGATAATAAAGCAGAAGCCAGAACAGAAAGACAAATCGATCTCAATCGTGCGTTCGATTTCATGACTCATGAAATTAGAATGGCAAGCAGAATAAATCGGCTTGAAACTGAAGTTGCAGATGGCTCTACTACAACATTGGAAAAAATTGTAGAAGACGCTGGTATTAAAGCAAAGCTAGGTAGTTACGGCACAATTGCTTTATATCTAGAAATTCCGATCGACACTATTCCTACTTCATGTCCTCCACCAACTCCTCCTGCTATAATTCCCAGCGATTATCAAGCGGGATTTGACAGGGTAGTTTACGATATTCGTCCTACCACTGGAAGTTGGTTAAGTCCGAGGGTAATTGCGCGTTACGGACGCATACCTAGCGCGGATGGTTCTATCGATGCTTGTAAACCCCCCATACCTAACGATATTTTAGTTGACTCTATTTCCGATACAGATATCAATCCAACTTGCACCGTCAAATTTGGTGCTGGCGGTTTTTATGCTTGTCTTGACGGTAGTTTAGTCGAACTGTTCTTGCGCGGTGCAGTAAGTGCTAGAGAAAATCAAGATGTCACGGGTAGGGCATTTTCTCGCCTCAGCAGCTACAGTACCGAACTCGCACCCGTGCTATTCGGTAGCAAGTCAGGAACAACCGAGATGAATTTGACTTGGACTTGGAGTGGTACGGGTAATCCGACTTACAAAGTTTATCGTACTGTGGATGGAGTAGCGACAGAAGTTTATAGTGGCTCTGTCTCTAGTTTAGATAGCAGTACTACTCCCAGCCTTCATCCTACCTCTGGTAAACAGAATTGCTACACAGTTAGAGCAACTATCGGTTCGTATACCAGTGCGCCAAGCAATGCAAGGTGTGAAGATTTCTAA
- a CDS encoding DegT/DnrJ/EryC1/StrS family aminotransferase: MVQSVTQSTRVPILNLAQQYTDLATEINDVVFKVLASGGYVGGANVANFEQEFATYTNVSECVACNSGTDALLLALRALGVGAGDEVITTPFSFFATTETISAVGAKPIFVDIDAPTFNLDVTQVESAITAKTKAIIPVHLYGQPVDMTALMAIAQTHKLAVIEDCAQATGALWAGQKVGSIGHVGCFSFYPTKNLGACGDGGAVTTNDPEIAAKMRMLRNHGEKNRYYHEDIGLNSRLDAIQAAILRVKLRYLDTWNEQRRAIASRYQEYLAPVPGVVLPQELPGGEGVWNQYTIRLPDVGTHSCASNSNYRDEIRQRLQEKGVGSMVYYPLPLHLQPVYQNLDYQQGQFPISEQTCHEVLSLPIFPELSPEAQEQVVYCLKDCLT, from the coding sequence ATGGTTCAAAGCGTGACTCAATCTACTCGCGTTCCTATCTTAAATCTGGCGCAGCAATATACGGATCTTGCAACTGAAATTAATGATGTTGTTTTCAAAGTACTTGCCTCTGGCGGTTATGTCGGTGGGGCAAATGTTGCTAACTTTGAGCAAGAATTTGCCACATATACAAATGTGTCTGAGTGCGTCGCCTGTAATTCCGGTACGGATGCACTGCTGCTAGCATTGCGGGCGTTAGGTGTTGGGGCTGGGGATGAAGTGATTACCACGCCCTTTTCTTTTTTTGCTACGACTGAGACTATTAGTGCTGTCGGTGCTAAGCCAATCTTTGTAGATATTGACGCGCCAACATTTAATCTTGACGTGACTCAGGTAGAGTCAGCAATTACAGCTAAAACTAAAGCTATTATTCCGGTTCATTTATACGGACAGCCAGTTGACATGACTGCCCTAATGGCGATCGCTCAAACCCACAAACTTGCTGTGATTGAAGACTGCGCCCAAGCAACAGGAGCATTGTGGGCGGGACAAAAAGTCGGTAGCATCGGTCATGTTGGCTGTTTTAGTTTCTACCCTACAAAGAATTTAGGTGCTTGTGGCGATGGCGGTGCGGTGACGACGAACGATCCAGAAATTGCGGCAAAGATGCGAATGCTACGCAATCACGGGGAGAAAAATCGTTACTATCACGAAGATATTGGATTAAATAGTCGTCTGGACGCTATACAAGCAGCGATTTTGCGAGTCAAGTTACGTTATTTAGATACTTGGAACGAACAACGACGGGCGATCGCTTCTCGCTATCAAGAATATCTCGCTCCAGTTCCAGGTGTCGTCCTTCCCCAAGAATTACCAGGCGGCGAGGGAGTTTGGAACCAATACACAATTCGTTTGCCAGACGTAGGGACACACAGCTGTGCGTCCAATAGCAATTATCGGGATGAGATCCGCCAGCGCCTACAAGAAAAAGGTGTGGGTTCGATGGTTTACTATCCTTTGCCTTTACACTTGCAACCTGTGTATCAAAATTTAGACTACCAACAAGGGCAATTTCCGATCTCGGAACAAACTTGTCATGAAGTCTTATCCCTGCCTATCTTCCCTGAACTTTCTCCTGAAGCACAAGAACAGGTCGTTTATTGCCTGAAGGATTGTTTAACGTAA
- a CDS encoding DUF561 domain-containing protein: MTMHPLLHQAFAQGRALKIISGLNNLDRQSVAATVNAADRGGATFVDIAADVELVQMVKELTNLPICVSAVDPEKFVTCVAAGADLIEIGNFDSFYAQGRRFEAEEVLALTEITRSLLPEITLSVTVPHILELDRQVQLAEELVKAGADIIQTEGGTSSSPVHPGTLGLVEKAAPTLAAAYEISRAVSVPVLCASGISNVTAPMAIASGAAGVGVGSAINQLNSEVAMIAAVRSLVESLATVNRPVLRTQG, translated from the coding sequence ATGACCATGCATCCTCTACTCCACCAAGCTTTTGCCCAAGGACGGGCGCTAAAAATTATTAGCGGTTTGAATAACCTCGATCGCCAAAGCGTAGCAGCGACAGTCAACGCAGCCGATCGCGGTGGTGCTACTTTTGTTGATATTGCTGCTGATGTCGAGCTAGTACAGATGGTAAAAGAATTGACAAATTTGCCAATTTGTGTGTCAGCAGTTGACCCAGAAAAATTTGTCACCTGTGTAGCAGCTGGTGCAGATCTCATTGAAATTGGTAACTTCGATAGCTTCTACGCTCAAGGACGCAGATTTGAAGCAGAGGAAGTCCTCGCCTTAACAGAAATTACGCGATCGCTCTTGCCTGAAATTACCCTTTCCGTTACCGTTCCCCACATTTTAGAACTCGATCGCCAAGTGCAACTAGCAGAGGAGCTTGTAAAAGCTGGAGCTGATATTATCCAAACCGAAGGTGGTACGAGCAGCAGTCCCGTTCATCCTGGTACGTTGGGTTTGGTTGAGAAAGCTGCACCTACCCTTGCCGCCGCCTACGAAATCTCCCGCGCCGTATCCGTACCAGTGTTGTGTGCTTCCGGTATTTCTAACGTAACCGCACCAATGGCGATCGCATCTGGTGCGGCTGGTGTGGGTGTAGGTTCGGCAATTAACCAACTCAATAGCGAAGTGGCTATGATTGCAGCCGTTCGTAGTTTGGTTGAATCTCTTGCCACTGTTAACCGTCCCGTTTTAAGAACTCAAGGATAG
- a CDS encoding type IV pilus modification PilV family protein, whose product MARSMHLQKLPLQDKGFTLFEVLISILIVSVFLAVAMQALLFAIIFKVRAEQRHEAITWIQKDLEFVKNQAKEYEINTFPYSNRCNATTSADGFAAGLLHSILGTPTSPPPSAPSTTTSVSKTLAGKSFTLTRTAIYDNPTYAYKLLQLTYNVTPADSSSPIATLSTEVIPDASLKCP is encoded by the coding sequence ATGGCGCGATCGATGCATCTACAGAAATTGCCGCTACAAGATAAAGGATTTACTCTTTTTGAGGTATTAATATCCATACTTATAGTTAGTGTATTTCTTGCTGTAGCAATGCAAGCGCTTTTATTTGCGATTATTTTTAAAGTACGCGCCGAACAACGTCACGAAGCAATCACTTGGATTCAGAAGGATTTAGAATTCGTTAAAAATCAAGCTAAAGAATACGAAATTAATACTTTTCCTTATTCCAATAGATGTAACGCCACTACTTCTGCTGACGGCTTTGCTGCGGGATTACTACATAGTATACTTGGCACTCCAACGTCACCACCTCCATCAGCACCATCTACGACAACATCTGTTTCTAAAACTTTAGCAGGAAAAAGTTTCACTCTAACTCGAACTGCTATTTACGATAATCCTACTTATGCTTATAAATTACTTCAGCTAACTTATAATGTCACGCCAGCAGACAGTAGTTCTCCAATCGCAACGCTTTCAACTGAGGTAATTCCTGATGCGTCGCTTAAATGTCCGTAA